One part of the Haliotis asinina isolate JCU_RB_2024 chromosome 2, JCU_Hal_asi_v2, whole genome shotgun sequence genome encodes these proteins:
- the LOC137273060 gene encoding uncharacterized protein has protein sequence MGGVWERLIRSVRQVLSPLLREFGERLNDESYRTLLCEVEAIINSRPLTTVSDSPDDLNPLSPNHLLMMKSNVYIPPPGHFQRNDVYMRRRWRRIQYLANVFWSRWRREYLLNLQVRQKWNESKRSMQVGDIVLITDQNTPRLQWPMGRVIATESDKRGHVRSVVLRTLKGELRRPVHKLVLLLSSCE, from the coding sequence ATGGGTGGCGTATGGGAGCGGCTTATCAGGTCAGTCCGACAAGTACTTTCTCCTCTTCTCAGAGAATTTGGTGAACGTTTGAATGATGAATCATATCGAACACTACTGTGCGAAGTTGAAGCTATTATAAACTCCCGACCCCTCACCACTGTATCTGACAGTCCTGATGATCTGAATCCTTTATCACCTAATCATCTGTTGATGATGAAGTCAAATGTGTATATTCCACCCCCAGGACATTTTCAGCGCAACGATGTCTACATGCGACGGAGATGGCGTAGGATCCAGTATCTTGCGAATGTGTTCTGGTCACGGTGGCGAAGAGAATATCTATTGAACTTACAAGTGCGTCAAAAATGGAATGAGTCGAAACGCAGCATGCAAGTAGGTGATATTGTTCTGATCACGGACCAAAACACACCAAGACTGCAGTGGCCTATGGGTCGAGTGATCGCAACTGAGTCAGACAAACGTGGACATGTGAGAAGCGTGGTATTGAGAACACTAAAAGGTGAACTACGGAGACCAGTGCACAAACTTGTGCTGCTTCTATCGTCATGTGAATAA